Genomic window (Luteibacter yeojuensis):
CCCGCTTCAAGGATTATTTCGGCTGCGAGGCGTTGCCCGCGATCTTCAGTTCCTCGCTGCTGCCGCACGAACTGGCCGGTCTCTCCGCGTCGCATCGGGTCATCCAGACGGAGGGCTGGCGGCGCCAGCGCCTGCGCGCGGTCACCCGCCACGTCCGCGGCGAGCTTGCCGCCATGGGGTATCCCATCGGCGACGGCACCGAGCAGATCGTCGCCTTCGAGGCCGGGCAGGAGATCCTCACCGGCCGGGTGCGCGACGTTATGGAACGGCACGGCGTGTTCGGCTCGGTGTTCAGCGCGCCGGCGACGACGGTCAGTCGCTCGCTCCTGCGCCTCACGCTCAACGCGGGAATGAGCGATACCGACGTGGAGCGGCTGCTGGAGGTGTGCCGCCAGGCGCGCGACGAGATGGACCTGGACGCCTGGAGCGCCTCGCGGCGGGCGCAGCGCGACGCGGGCCGGCAGCCGGTATCGGCCGAAGTGGCGTGAGGAACGGCGCGGGCGCGCTCAACGCAAGGAGACGCGCCCGCGCAGGATGTCCCGGAACATCGCCCAATCGCCCATCAGGCTGTAGACCGGGTGTCGGAACGTGGCGGGCCGGTTCTTCTCGAAGACGAAATGGCCGACCCACGCGAAACCGTAACCGCCGACCAGGGCCAGCAGCAGCCACCACGGTTCTCCCGTGGCGACGAGCATGCCCAGGGCAAACAGCACGACCCAGCTCCCGGCGAAATGCATTCGGCGGCAACGGACGTCCGCGTGCTCGCCCAGGTAGTAAGGATAGAACTCGCGAAAACTGCCGAAGCCTGCCATACGGCCCTCCCCGTCAATGATCGGGCAGCGGGATCCGCTCGTACTCGTCGCCGGGTACCAGCGGAAACCGCCCCGCGGCCCAGTCAGCCTTCGCCGTTTCGATCAGTTCCGGCGAGCTGGCCACGAAATTCCACCACAGATGGCGCTCGCCATCGAGCGGGGCGCCGCCGAACAGCATCACCAGCGAAGGCTCCAGTGCCTCGAGCACCGGCGGCGGTCCGTCGTGCGCCACCGCCATGTCGAGCGCGCCGAGGTCCAGGCCGTCGAGGCGAGCGGCGCCCTGCACGACGTAGGCGCCCCACTCCGCATGTTCCTCCGGCATGGCGAGGCGCGCGCCGGCCTCCAGGCGGGCCTCGACGAAGAACATGGGCGAGAACACGCGCACGGGCGAAGTCGCGCCGAACGCCTGCCCGGCGATCACCACCATCCGGGCGCCGTCCCGCTCCACCCGGGGCAGCTCGGCGGCGGCATGGTGATGGAACTCCGGCTCCACGGCCTCGTGCGACTTCGGCAGGGCGACCCATACCTGGATGCCATGCAGGCTCGCATGGTGATGACGCGCGTCGGGCGGCGTTCGCTCGGAATGCACGATGCCCCGACCCGCGGTCATCCAGTTCACGTCGCCCGGATGGATGTCCACGGCGCTGCCGAGGCTGTCGCGATGGCGGATCACCCCGTCGAACAGCCAGGTGACGGTGGCGAGGCCGATATGCGGATGCGGGCGCACGTCGAGCCCGGCATCGTCGTCGAAGGCCGCCGGGCCCATCTGGTCGAAGAAGACGAAGGGGCCGACATGGCGGGCCTTCAGGTGCGGCAGCATGCGCCGGACGACGAATCCGCCGCCGAGGTCGCGCTGCTTGCCGTCTATGGGAATAAGGGTCATGACCGGGCTCCGTACGATGCACTAAGCGTAGCAAACGCTCATGCGGCCCGATGGCACGAATATGCCTCGCGCAAGCAAAACTCCCCCGGCGCGCGAAGCGCCGAAGGAGCGGAAGTCAGGCAAGAACGGGACGGCGCGAGCCGGCCCTCCCCAAGCATTACTTCGGAACGACGTTATCCGCCTGCGGGCCCTTCTGGCCCTGGGTCACGGTGTATTCCACCTTCTGACCTTCCTGCAACGACTTGAAGCCATTGCCCTGTATCGAGCGGAAATGCACGAATACGTCGGGGCCGCCCTCATCCTGAGTAATGAAGCCAAAGCCCTTGGCGTCGTTGAACCACTTCACGGTACCTGTTGCCATCACACA
Coding sequences:
- a CDS encoding DUF962 domain-containing protein; this encodes MAGFGSFREFYPYYLGEHADVRCRRMHFAGSWVVLFALGMLVATGEPWWLLLALVGGYGFAWVGHFVFEKNRPATFRHPVYSLMGDWAMFRDILRGRVSLR
- a CDS encoding pirin family protein; translation: MTLIPIDGKQRDLGGGFVVRRMLPHLKARHVGPFVFFDQMGPAAFDDDAGLDVRPHPHIGLATVTWLFDGVIRHRDSLGSAVDIHPGDVNWMTAGRGIVHSERTPPDARHHHASLHGIQVWVALPKSHEAVEPEFHHHAAAELPRVERDGARMVVIAGQAFGATSPVRVFSPMFFVEARLEAGARLAMPEEHAEWGAYVVQGAARLDGLDLGALDMAVAHDGPPPVLEALEPSLVMLFGGAPLDGERHLWWNFVASSPELIETAKADWAAGRFPLVPGDEYERIPLPDH
- the cspE gene encoding transcription antiterminator/RNA stability regulator CspE, translated to MATGTVKWFNDAKGFGFITQDEGGPDVFVHFRSIQGNGFKSLQEGQKVEYTVTQGQKGPQADNVVPK